The region GCTGAGCGACCGACCGAGAGTCTATTTCACTCCTCGAGTAACTGCTTCAGCCGATCGAGTTCCGTCAGCGCCTCAACCGGGGTGAGGTGAGCGAGGTTGAGCGCGCGCAGTTCCGCCGCCACGTCCGCCGGGATGTCGCCCCCGTCTGCGGTCGCCGTGGCGGTCGGCTCGCTCGCCGACCCGGAAGTCGGCCCATCGCTCTCACGGTCGCTCCCGTCGATGTCGGCGCTCACCCGGTCCGCGTCTCCATTCGCGTCGGCGTCGCTCGCCTCGAATTCGTCGGCGGCCGCTGCGACCAGACCGCGCGCGCGATCGACCACGCTCTCGGGAACCCCGGCGGCGGTCGCGACCTCGACCCCGTAGGAGCCGGTCGCCGCGCCGGGCGCGATCTCGTGGTGGAAGACGACCTCGCCGTCGTCCTGATCGACCTCGAAGTGCAGCGTGAACGCCGCCGCGAGGTCGTCCGCGAGTTCGGTCAGCGGGTGGTGGTGGGTCGCGAACAGCGTCATCGCGCCGACCGCGTCGTGGAGGTGCTCGGTGATCGCCTGCGCGATGGCCATCCCGTCGGCCGTCGAGGTGCCCCGGCCGACCTCGTCTAACAGGACCAGCGAGCGCTCGTCGGCCTCCCGCAGGATCGTCGCGAGCTCGTCCATCTCGACCATGAACGTCGAGCGCCCGCCCGCGATGTCGTCGCTGGCCCCGACGCGGGTAAAGATCCGCTCGACCGGCGCGAGCCTGGCGGCCCGCGCAGGGACGAAGCTCCCGACCTGCGCCAGCAGGACGATCTGGGCTACCTGGCGCATGTACGTCGATTTGCCCGACATGTTGGGCCCAGTGATCACGGCCAGGCGGCGGTCGCTCGTCAGCCGCGCGTCGTTGGGCACGAACGACTCCTGGGTGCGCTCGACGACGGGATGGCGCCCGCCCTCGATCTCGACGTGCTGTCCCGCGTCGCGGTCGAGGATCTCCGGCCGGCAGTAGTCGTACTGAGCGGCGGCCGTCGACAGGGAGACGAGCGCGTCGAGCGTCGCGAGCGCCTCGGCCAGGCCCTGGACGCGCTCGACCTCGTCGGCGATCTCGCGGCGGACCTCGCAGAAGAGTTCGTACTCGCGCTCGTCGGACCGCTGCTCGGCGCTGACGATCTCGTCCTCGCGCTCCTTGAGCTCCGGCGTGACGAACCGCTCGGAGTTCTTCAGCGTCTGCCGGCGCTGGTAGTCGTCCGGGACGGAATCGAGGTTCGGGTTCGTCACCTCGATGTAGTAGCCGTGGACCGAGTTGTGGCCGACCTTCAGCGAGTCGATGCCCGTGCGCTCGCGCTGGCGGTCCTCCAGTTCGTCGATCCACTGCTTGCCGTCCCGGGCGGTCGATCGCAGGTCGTCTAAGTCCTCGTCGTAGCCCTCGGCGACGATCCCGCCCTCGGTGATCTCGATCGGCGGGTCGGCGACGATCGCGTCCTCGATCAACTCGCGGACGTCGGCGAGCGGGTCCAGGGTTTCGTGGAGTTTGCGCAGGCGCTCGCAGTCGGCGTCGGCCAGTTGTTCCCGGACGTCGGGCACGACAGCGAGCGTGTCCCGAAGCGAGCGCAGGTCCCGCGCGTTGGCCCGCTCGCGGGAGATCCGCCCGATCAGCCGCTCTAAGTCGTAGACGTCTCGCAGGATCTCGTGGAGCCGCTCGCGACGTTGGACGGCCCCCTTCAGCTCCGCGACCGCGTCGTGGCGGCCCTCGATCCGGGCTGGATCGAGCAGCGGCCGGCGGAGCCAGTCCCTGAGCTTGCGGCCGCCGAGCGCGCTGGCGGTCTCGTTGAGGACACCAACCAGCGTCGCGTCGTCCCGGCCGTGGACGGTTCGGGGTTCGAACAGCTCGAGGCTGCGCAAGGCGACGGCATCGAGGAGCAGGTACTCCCGCGGATCGTACCTGGTAAGCTGCGTGATGTACTCGAGGCGGTGGTCCGCGTCGCCCTCGAAGACGGCGTCGACCCGCTCGTCGTCATCGTCACCATCGTCGCCGCGCTCGCCCTCGTGCTCGCCGCCGCGGACGTACTCGGCGTACGCGAGCAGGGCGCCGCAGGCCCGGATCTCCGCGTCGCCGGCGAGCAGGGCGTCGGGATTCCGGAAGTACGCCGAGAGCTTCTCGCCGGCTCGCTCGCGGTCGAAGGCCCGCGCGTCGAACGGCGTTACCATGCAGCCGTCGGGCACGAGGTCGGCCGGCGCGTCGGGACCGACGACCGCCTCCGAGGGGTCGAACCGGCTCACCTCGTCGGCGACCGACTCGGCCGCGGTCGCGCTCGTCGCGTAGAAGTCGCCGGTCGAGACGTCGAGCAGGGCCAGGCCGAGCCGCTCGCCCTCGCGGGACAGCGCTGCGACGAAGTTGTTGTCGTCGCTCGCGAGCAGTTCGTCCTCGGTGAGCGTCCCGGGCGTGATCACGCGCGTGACCGCCCGCTCGACGACGCCCGAGGTCTCGCCGGGCTCCTCGACCTGGTCAGCGACGGCGACCCGGTAGCCGGCCTCCAACAGCTCCTCGATGTACGACTCGGCGTTGTCGATCGGGATGCCGGCCATCGGGTACTCGCCGGTACTGTCCTCGCGGCTGGTCAGGGCGATCTCGAGCAGCCGCGCGGTGCGTTCGGCCGCGCCGCAGAAGGTCTCGTAGAAGTCACCCACCTGAAAGAGGACGATCGCCTCGTCGTAGCGCGAACAGAGATCGTGATACTGGCGCATCATCGGCGTCAGCTCGTCGCGTTTCTCGGCCATCTCCTCGGGAGGGCCAAGCGCCGAATCCATACCTGAGTTCGGCCGCCCGACGCGGAAATACCTTGCTGGTTACTGGACCGAGCCCGTTGGCACAGCAGGTGATCGTGACCCCAGTATCAGGTTACGCGACTGTCACGACACGGACAAAGCGTATTACGATCGATCGCTCATTCCCCTACGAGAGCTATGCCGTCGGAATCGTCGATCGCGGTTCGCCTGGTCGCGTGTCTCGTCGCCGCGATGCTGTTCGGCAGCGCGGTCGCGGGCGTCGCGAGCGCCGCGGCGGGACCGTCGAGTTCGGTCGCGCCGACAATCGATGACGCCAGCCTCGAGAGTGACCGGCTGACCGCGTCGATCGGCTCGATGATCGACGAGACGACGGAGCCGGTCGAAAACGCGACCGACACCGCGATCGACGAGGGCGAGGGGACGACCGATACTGTCGAGAATGCAACCAATACGACGACCGATGACTCCGAACCGGTCGTCGACGGGACGACCGATATCGTCGACGACGCCGCCAATAACCTGACCACCATTGGCGAATCGGTCGAGAACGCCACTGAGAATACGACGAGTGCGGTCGACGACACCGTCGACGAGACGACGGAGACCGTCGACACGACGGCCCCGGAAGTCGATGCCGAACTCGAGAGCGACGCCGAGACCGGGCCTAACGCGTCGGTCGGCGCCGAGGCGTCGGTCGGCGGCGCGACCGCGAACGCAGACCGCGACGACGCGACCGACGACGGATCCGGTACCGAACCCGCGGCCGGCGACGACGGCAGCGGCGACGCGAACTCGTCCGAATCCGGGCCGCCAGACGCGGGCGACGCGGCGACCGATGCGGTGTTAGTCGGTCTGTTGGGGGCGATCACCGCCTCCGGTGCCGCGGCGGGCGGGGCCGGCGCAGGGGCGTCCGGGGCCGGTGCTGCCAGCGGCGCGAGCACCGCGACGGCCAGTTGGCTCGGCCAGGCGCGCGAACTGGACGCGCTCCGGCGTGCAGGGTCGGACCTCTGGAAGCTCCTCCCGATCTTCCGGTACAGCCGCTACGATGACTCCGATCCGCTCGAACACGACCGCCGCCGGGCGGTCTACGAGGCGATTCGGGACGAGCCGGGCGCGTACCTCTCGCAGCTCAGCGATCGGACCGGGGTGCCCCTCTCGACGGTTCGCCACCACGTCCGCGTCCTCGAAGAGGAGGACCTGGTGACCGACAGCAAGGTCAACGGGAAGCGCCGCTACTTCCTCGAGGAGGCGGACGCCGAACTCCAGGCCGCCCTCGCGGAACCCGCCAAGCGCGACGTGCTCGAAGCGCTCGCCGACCTCGGCCGCGCTCACAACGGCCGCCTGGCGGACGAACTCGGCCGCGATCCCAGCACGATATCGCACCACCTCTCCGCGCTCGAGGAGGACGGTCTGGTCGTCCGTGAGAAGGACGGGCGGGCGATCGTCAACGAACTGCCGCCGGCGGTCGAGGCGGC is a window of Natrinema salifodinae DNA encoding:
- a CDS encoding winged helix-turn-helix transcriptional regulator; its protein translation is MPSESSIAVRLVACLVAAMLFGSAVAGVASAAAGPSSSVAPTIDDASLESDRLTASIGSMIDETTEPVENATDTAIDEGEGTTDTVENATNTTTDDSEPVVDGTTDIVDDAANNLTTIGESVENATENTTSAVDDTVDETTETVDTTAPEVDAELESDAETGPNASVGAEASVGGATANADRDDATDDGSGTEPAAGDDGSGDANSSESGPPDAGDAATDAVLVGLLGAITASGAAAGGAGAGASGAGAASGASTATASWLGQARELDALRRAGSDLWKLLPIFRYSRYDDSDPLEHDRRRAVYEAIRDEPGAYLSQLSDRTGVPLSTVRHHVRVLEEEDLVTDSKVNGKRRYFLEEADAELQAALAEPAKRDVLEALADLGRAHNGRLADELGRDPSTISHHLSALEEDGLVVREKDGRAIVNELPPAVEAALIDEPVPAADSRPAPADD
- the mutS gene encoding DNA mismatch repair protein MutS, which produces MDSALGPPEEMAEKRDELTPMMRQYHDLCSRYDEAIVLFQVGDFYETFCGAAERTARLLEIALTSREDSTGEYPMAGIPIDNAESYIEELLEAGYRVAVADQVEEPGETSGVVERAVTRVITPGTLTEDELLASDDNNFVAALSREGERLGLALLDVSTGDFYATSATAAESVADEVSRFDPSEAVVGPDAPADLVPDGCMVTPFDARAFDRERAGEKLSAYFRNPDALLAGDAEIRACGALLAYAEYVRGGEHEGERGDDGDDDDERVDAVFEGDADHRLEYITQLTRYDPREYLLLDAVALRSLELFEPRTVHGRDDATLVGVLNETASALGGRKLRDWLRRPLLDPARIEGRHDAVAELKGAVQRRERLHEILRDVYDLERLIGRISRERANARDLRSLRDTLAVVPDVREQLADADCERLRKLHETLDPLADVRELIEDAIVADPPIEITEGGIVAEGYDEDLDDLRSTARDGKQWIDELEDRQRERTGIDSLKVGHNSVHGYYIEVTNPNLDSVPDDYQRRQTLKNSERFVTPELKEREDEIVSAEQRSDEREYELFCEVRREIADEVERVQGLAEALATLDALVSLSTAAAQYDYCRPEILDRDAGQHVEIEGGRHPVVERTQESFVPNDARLTSDRRLAVITGPNMSGKSTYMRQVAQIVLLAQVGSFVPARAARLAPVERIFTRVGASDDIAGGRSTFMVEMDELATILREADERSLVLLDEVGRGTSTADGMAIAQAITEHLHDAVGAMTLFATHHHPLTELADDLAAAFTLHFEVDQDDGEVVFHHEIAPGAATGSYGVEVATAAGVPESVVDRARGLVAAAADEFEASDADANGDADRVSADIDGSDRESDGPTSGSASEPTATATADGGDIPADVAAELRALNLAHLTPVEALTELDRLKQLLEE